Proteins from one Flavobacterium branchiarum genomic window:
- a CDS encoding type I restriction enzyme HsdR N-terminal domain-containing protein translates to MQKLNFPSYIFRFKNSENKVSIFDEIRKKFIILTPEEWVRQHVVQFLMVEKKYPKSLINVEKVLKVNGLRKRYDIVVYNPDGTIYILVECKAPEVKISQATFDQIARYNMTMNAQFLTVTNGLHHYFCQMDFENEKYEFLRELPNYNSLNK, encoded by the coding sequence CCTCTTATATATTTCGGTTCAAAAATAGCGAAAATAAAGTGTCTATTTTTGATGAAATCAGGAAAAAATTTATCATTCTTACTCCTGAGGAATGGGTTCGCCAACATGTGGTTCAGTTTTTAATGGTTGAGAAAAAATACCCTAAATCACTTATAAATGTAGAGAAGGTTTTAAAAGTCAATGGTTTGCGAAAGCGGTATGATATTGTGGTTTACAACCCTGATGGTACTATTTATATATTAGTAGAATGTAAAGCTCCTGAAGTAAAAATTTCGCAAGCTACTTTTGATCAGATTGCGCGTTATAATATGACTATGAACGCACAATTTTTGACAGTAACGAATGGTTTACATCATTATTTTTGTCAAATGGATTTTGAAAATGAAAAATATGAATTTCTCAGAGAATTACCCAATTACAATTCTCTTAATAAATAA